The following coding sequences are from one Coffea arabica cultivar ET-39 chromosome 11e, Coffea Arabica ET-39 HiFi, whole genome shotgun sequence window:
- the LOC113718810 gene encoding ABC transporter B family member 11-like isoform X3, with amino-acid sequence MAEESCLDGNTINDRKTSPKAAGYEQDSDSKSRRKKKVAHKVPYYKLFSFADPVDYVLMVVGTITAVGSGISMPLMTVLLGEIINSFGETLDRKQVVHEVSKVSLKYVYLALGSGVASFSQIACWTVTGERQAARIRSLYLRALLMQDVAFFDKETNTGEIIERISVDTITIQDAISEKVGRFIQLSASILGAFVIAFIKGWLLSLVLSSSIPLLVLTASTMTMILAKRASRGQAAYSVAATVVEQTLGSIRTVASFTGEKQAIAEYDKSLDKAYKSGVREGLAAGLGRGTLAFVYYCSYGLALWFGAKMILEKHYTGGDVLNVTIALLTGSFSIGQASPCLSAFAYGQAAGFKMFQVMNRKPVISPSNLGGLKLDNVAGNIELKDVYFSYPARVHEQIFNGFSLFIPSGTTTALVGQSGSGKSTVLSLIERFYDPQAGQVLIDGINIKEFQLKWIRSKIGLVSQEPILFASSIRDNIAYGKENTSLDEIQIAAQHANATKFINNLPQGLDTIVGMHGIQMSGGQKQRIAIARAILKDPSILLLDEATSALDAESERIVQKALDGIMVNRTTVIVAHRLSTVKNADKIAVIDQGKIVEKGPHSELLQDPEGAYSQLVRLQQPSKGSDDYILDNHHDGPEIKADSGRHSSQRISSLKSISRCSSETGNSSRHSLSVSTGLPTVVRMLETGSGESQESASMPSKKDQQSPLYRLAYLNKPEIPQLLLGSLAAVVTGALLPIFGVILSKAIKTFYEPAHEFQQKSRLWALLVVVLGLSYLLATPLRAYCFAVAGCKLIRCIRLKCFEKIVHMDISWFDRQDNSSGRISSRLSIDAASVRSLVGESLSMLVQNSATAFAGLIIGFGASWRLSLIKLYEEATQVASDAVGSIRTVASFSAEDNVILLYEKKCKGPVTKGIKQGLYSGVGYGLSMFFLYAVYATTFYAGARLIKAGKITFGDVFQVFYGLSMAAIGISQSSALSPDASKARSGAASIIALLDLNSPIDSSKTSGIILDNVKGDIAFQNVSFRYPSRPDVQIFKDLCLAVESCKTLALVGESGSGKSTVISLLQRFYDPDSGEITLDGVELRNLNLKWLRQQMGLVSQEPVLFNGTIRANIAYGKEGSATEAEIISAAEKANAHQFISGLQQGYDTLVGERGIQLSGGQKQRVAIARAIIKSPKILLLDEATSALDAESEKVVQDALVQAMVGKTTIVVAHRLSTIRGADLIAVVKNGVIQEKGNHESLISMKDGMYASLMEQYSSATSI; translated from the exons ATGGCTGAGGAGAGTTGTTTAGATGGAAACACAATTAACGATCGAAAGACTTCACCAAAAGCAGCAGGCTATGAACAAGATTCAGATTCTAAAtctagaaggaagaagaaagtggCCCATAAAGTTCCATACTACAAGCTTTTCTCCTTCGCTGATCCTGTTGACTATGTCTTAATGGTGGTTGGTACAATCACAGCAGTTGGAAGTGGGATTTCCATGCCCCTTATGACAGTGCTATTGGGAGAGATAATCAACTCCTTTGGCGAGACACTGGATAGAAAACAAGTCGTACATGAAGTTTCTAAG GTATCTTTAAAGTATGTATACTTGGCTCTGGGATCTGGAGTTGCATCGTTTTCTC AGATAGCTTGTTGGACAGTCACAGGAGAGAGGCAGGCCGCTAGAATAAGAAGTTTATACCTGCGAGCTTTATTAATGCAAGATGTTGCATTTTTTGACAAAGAAACCAATACTGGAGAAATTATTGAGAGGATATCAGTTGATACTATTACTATTCAAGATGCCATTAGTGAAAAG GTTGGAAGATTCATACAGTTGTCAGCTTCCATTTTAGGAGCTTTTGTTATAGCTTTTATTAAGGGGTGGCTACTCTCCTTGGTCTTGTCGTCTTCAATTCCGCTACTTGTCCTGACTGCTTCTACAATGACTATGATACTGGCAAAGCGGGCATCTCGGGGACAAGCAGCCTATTCAGTTGCAGCAACAGTGGTCGAACAGACTCTAGGCTCAATTAGAACA GTGGCATCTTTTACTGGGGAGAAGCAAGCTATTGCCGAATATGACAAATCCCTGGATAAAGCTTACAAATCAGGAGTGCGAGAGGGCTTGGCAGCTGGTTTGGGACGTGGTACCCTTGCGTTTGTTTACTACTGCAGTTATGGTTTAGCGTTATGGTTTGGAGCCAAAATGATCTTAGAGAAGCACTATACCGGAGGAGATGTCCTCAATGTAACAATTGCCCTATTAACTGGATCCTT TTCCATTGGACAAGCATCCCCTTGCTTGAGTGCATTTGCTTATGGACAAGCTGCAGGATTTAAAATGTTTCAGGTAATGAATAGAAAGCCAGTTATAAGCCCTTCCAATTTGGGTGGACTAAAATTGGATAATGTGGCTGGCAATATAGAACTGAAGGATGTCTATTTCAGCTATCCAGCAAGGGTACATGAACAGATATTtaatggattttctctcttcaTACCAAGTGGAACAACTACAGCATTGGTTGGACAAAGTGGAAGCGGAAAATCAACGGTTCTCAGCCTTATCGAGAGATTCTATGATCCACAAGCAGGTCAAGTCTTGATAGATGGTATCAACATCAAAGAGTTTCAACTTAAGTGGATCAGAAGCAAAATTGGTCTCGTCAGCCAGGAGCCTATATTGTTTGCCTCGAGCATTAGGGATAATATTGCATACGGCAAGGAGAACACGAGCCTTGATGAAATACAAATTGCAGCCCAACACGCCAATGCTACTAAATTCATCAACAACTTACCTCAG GGACTAGATACGATTGTTGGTATGCATGGAATTCAGATGTCAGGGGGACAAAAGCAGAGAATTGCCATAGCAAGAGCAATTCTGAAAGACCCTAGCATTCTACTTCTGGATGAAGCTACAAGTGCTCTTGATGCAGAATCTGAACGGATTGTGCAGAAAGCTCTGGATGGAATTATGGTCAACCGGACGACAGTTATTGTAGCACATCGTCTGAGCACAGTGAAAAATGCAGACAAAATTGCTGTGATTGATCAAGGAAAGATTGTTGAAAAAG GTCCACATAGTGAGCTACTACAAGATCCTGAAGGAGCATATTCCCAGCTTGTACGGTTACAACAGCCTAGTAAAGGATCAGATGACTATATTTTGGATAATCATCATGATGGACCAGAGATTAAAGCAGATTCTGGAAGACATTCGAGCCAAAGAATTTCCTCCTTAAAATCCATAAGCCGATGCTCATCCGAAACAGGTAACAGTAGCCGTCACTCATTATCTGTATCAACTGGTCTGCCTACCGTTGTCAGGATGCTAGAAACAGGATCGGGAGAATCCCAAGAATCAGCTTCCATGCCATCAAAGAAAGACCAACAAAGTCCACTTTACCGCTTGGCCTATCTTAACAAACCCGAAATTCCACAATTATTGCTTGGTTCCTTAGCAGCTGTTGTTACTGGAGcacttttaccaatttttgggGTAATTCTCTCAAAAGCAATCAAGACCTTCTATGAGCCTGCTCATGAGTTTCAGCAGAAATCAAGATTGTGGGCATTATTGGTAGTAGTTCTTGGGTTGTCTTATTTGTTGGCAACACCATTAAGAGCGTATTGTTTTGCTGTGGCAGGATGTAAGCTGATTAGATGCATTCGGTTGAAATGCTTTGAAAAAATAGTTCATATGGATATAAGTTGGTTTGATAGGCAGGACAACTCAAGTGGTAGAATTAGTTCCCGGCTTTCGATTGATGCAGCATCAGTGAGGAGTCTAGTTGGCGAATCGCTTTCCATGCTTGTTCAGAATAGTGCCACCGCTTTTGCTGGATTGATTATTGGTTTTGGAGCAAGCTGGAGGTTATCCCTCATA AAGTTGTACGAGGAAGCCACTCAAGTAGCCAGTGATGCAGTTGGAAGCATTAGGACAGTTGCTTCCTTTTCTGCAGAGGATAACGTGATTCTATTGTATGAGAAGAAATGTAAAGGCCCGGTGACAAAAGGAATAAAACAAGGATTATATAGTGGTGTAGGATATGGTTTGTCCATGTTCTTCTTGTATGCAGTTTATGCAACCACTTTCTATGCTGGAGCTCGACTTATTAAAGCTGGCAAGATAACCTTTGGTGATGTTTTTCAG GTCTTTTATGGCTTGAGCATGGCAGCAATTGGCATATCTCAATCAAGCGCCCTTAGTCCAGACGCTAGCAAAGCAAGAAGTGGAGCTGCTTCTATCATTGCACTTCTTGACCTGAATTCGCCCATAGACTCGAGCAAAACCTCGGGAATTATATTGGACAATGTTAAGGGAGATATAGCATTTCAGAATGTCAGCTTCAGATATCCAAGTAGACCTGATGTTCAGATTTTTAAAGATCTTTGTTTGGCTGTCGAGTCCTGCAAG ACACTAGCTCTGGTCGGAGAAAGTGGGAGTGGAAAATCTACCGTCATTTCGTTACTGCAAAGATTTTATGATCCTGATTCTGGTGAAATCACACTAGACGGAGTGGAACTGAGAAATCTGAATTTGAAATGGTTAAGGCAGCAGATGGGATTAGTGAGTCAAGAGCCTGTTTTATTCAATGGCACAATTCGTGCTAACATCGCATATGGCAAAGAAGGCAGTGCCACTGAGGCTGAAATTATATCTGCAGCAGAAAAAGCAAATGCTCACCAATTTATCAGCGGTTTGCAACAG gGCTACGACACACTCGTCGGTGAAAGAGGAATACAATTATCAGGTGGACAGAAGCAAAGAGTGGCGATTGCCCGAGCAATTATAAAGTCCCCCAAGATCTTACTTCTTGATGAGGCCACTAGTGCTCTTGATGCTGAATCTGAGAAGGTAGTTCAAGATGCATTGGTTCAAGCTATGGTTGGGAAAACCACAATAGTGGTGGCTCATAGGCTTTCCACAATTAGGGGCGCAGACTTGATTGCAGTTGTTAAAAATGGAGTGATTCAAGAGAAAGGAAACCATGAAAGCTTGATTAGTATGAAGGATGGCATGTATGCTTCTCTTATGGAACAATATTCTAGTGCTACATCAATATAA
- the LOC113718810 gene encoding ABC transporter B family member 11-like isoform X1 codes for MAEESCLDGNTINDRKTSPKAAGYEQDSDSKSRRKKKVAHKVPYYKLFSFADPVDYVLMVVGTITAVGSGISMPLMTVLLGEIINSFGETLDRKQVVHEVSKVSLKYVYLALGSGVASFSQIACWTVTGERQAARIRSLYLRALLMQDVAFFDKETNTGEIIERISVDTITIQDAISEKVGRFIQLSASILGAFVIAFIKGWLLSLVLSSSIPLLVLTASTMTMILAKRASRGQAAYSVAATVVEQTLGSIRTVASFTGEKQAIAEYDKSLDKAYKSGVREGLAAGLGRGTLAFVYYCSYGLALWFGAKMILEKHYTGGDVLNVTIALLTGSFSIGQASPCLSAFAYGQAAGFKMFQVMNRKPVISPSNLGGLKLDNVAGNIELKDVYFSYPARVHEQIFNGFSLFIPSGTTTALVGQSGSGKSTVLSLIERFYDPQAGQVLIDGINIKEFQLKWIRSKIGLVSQEPILFASSIRDNIAYGKENTSLDEIQIAAQHANATKFINNLPQGLDTIVGMHGIQMSGGQKQRIAIARAILKDPSILLLDEATSALDAESERIVQKALDGIMVNRTTVIVAHRLSTVKNADKIAVIDQGKIVEKGPHSELLQDPEGAYSQLVRLQQPSKGSDDYILDNHHDGPEIKADSGRHSSQRISSLKSISRCSSETGNSSRHSLSVSTGLPTVVRMLETGSGESQESASMPSKKDQQSPLYRLAYLNKPEIPQLLLGSLAAVVTGALLPIFGVILSKAIKTFYEPAHEFQQKSRLWALLVVVLGLSYLLATPLRAYCFAVAGCKLIRCIRLKCFEKIVHMDISWFDRQDNSSGRISSRLSIDAASVRSLVGESLSMLVQNSATAFAGLIIGFGASWRLSLIVIFMLPLITINGYMNLKFLSGFNADAKKLYEEATQVASDAVGSIRTVASFSAEDNVILLYEKKCKGPVTKGIKQGLYSGVGYGLSMFFLYAVYATTFYAGARLIKAGKITFGDVFQVFYGLSMAAIGISQSSALSPDASKARSGAASIIALLDLNSPIDSSKTSGIILDNVKGDIAFQNVSFRYPSRPDVQIFKDLCLAVESCKTLALVGESGSGKSTVISLLQRFYDPDSGEITLDGVELRNLNLKWLRQQMGLVSQEPVLFNGTIRANIAYGKEGSATEAEIISAAEKANAHQFISGLQQGYDTLVGERGIQLSGGQKQRVAIARAIIKSPKILLLDEATSALDAESEKVVQDALVQAMVGKTTIVVAHRLSTIRGADLIAVVKNGVIQEKGNHESLISMKDGMYASLMEQYSSATSI; via the exons ATGGCTGAGGAGAGTTGTTTAGATGGAAACACAATTAACGATCGAAAGACTTCACCAAAAGCAGCAGGCTATGAACAAGATTCAGATTCTAAAtctagaaggaagaagaaagtggCCCATAAAGTTCCATACTACAAGCTTTTCTCCTTCGCTGATCCTGTTGACTATGTCTTAATGGTGGTTGGTACAATCACAGCAGTTGGAAGTGGGATTTCCATGCCCCTTATGACAGTGCTATTGGGAGAGATAATCAACTCCTTTGGCGAGACACTGGATAGAAAACAAGTCGTACATGAAGTTTCTAAG GTATCTTTAAAGTATGTATACTTGGCTCTGGGATCTGGAGTTGCATCGTTTTCTC AGATAGCTTGTTGGACAGTCACAGGAGAGAGGCAGGCCGCTAGAATAAGAAGTTTATACCTGCGAGCTTTATTAATGCAAGATGTTGCATTTTTTGACAAAGAAACCAATACTGGAGAAATTATTGAGAGGATATCAGTTGATACTATTACTATTCAAGATGCCATTAGTGAAAAG GTTGGAAGATTCATACAGTTGTCAGCTTCCATTTTAGGAGCTTTTGTTATAGCTTTTATTAAGGGGTGGCTACTCTCCTTGGTCTTGTCGTCTTCAATTCCGCTACTTGTCCTGACTGCTTCTACAATGACTATGATACTGGCAAAGCGGGCATCTCGGGGACAAGCAGCCTATTCAGTTGCAGCAACAGTGGTCGAACAGACTCTAGGCTCAATTAGAACA GTGGCATCTTTTACTGGGGAGAAGCAAGCTATTGCCGAATATGACAAATCCCTGGATAAAGCTTACAAATCAGGAGTGCGAGAGGGCTTGGCAGCTGGTTTGGGACGTGGTACCCTTGCGTTTGTTTACTACTGCAGTTATGGTTTAGCGTTATGGTTTGGAGCCAAAATGATCTTAGAGAAGCACTATACCGGAGGAGATGTCCTCAATGTAACAATTGCCCTATTAACTGGATCCTT TTCCATTGGACAAGCATCCCCTTGCTTGAGTGCATTTGCTTATGGACAAGCTGCAGGATTTAAAATGTTTCAGGTAATGAATAGAAAGCCAGTTATAAGCCCTTCCAATTTGGGTGGACTAAAATTGGATAATGTGGCTGGCAATATAGAACTGAAGGATGTCTATTTCAGCTATCCAGCAAGGGTACATGAACAGATATTtaatggattttctctcttcaTACCAAGTGGAACAACTACAGCATTGGTTGGACAAAGTGGAAGCGGAAAATCAACGGTTCTCAGCCTTATCGAGAGATTCTATGATCCACAAGCAGGTCAAGTCTTGATAGATGGTATCAACATCAAAGAGTTTCAACTTAAGTGGATCAGAAGCAAAATTGGTCTCGTCAGCCAGGAGCCTATATTGTTTGCCTCGAGCATTAGGGATAATATTGCATACGGCAAGGAGAACACGAGCCTTGATGAAATACAAATTGCAGCCCAACACGCCAATGCTACTAAATTCATCAACAACTTACCTCAG GGACTAGATACGATTGTTGGTATGCATGGAATTCAGATGTCAGGGGGACAAAAGCAGAGAATTGCCATAGCAAGAGCAATTCTGAAAGACCCTAGCATTCTACTTCTGGATGAAGCTACAAGTGCTCTTGATGCAGAATCTGAACGGATTGTGCAGAAAGCTCTGGATGGAATTATGGTCAACCGGACGACAGTTATTGTAGCACATCGTCTGAGCACAGTGAAAAATGCAGACAAAATTGCTGTGATTGATCAAGGAAAGATTGTTGAAAAAG GTCCACATAGTGAGCTACTACAAGATCCTGAAGGAGCATATTCCCAGCTTGTACGGTTACAACAGCCTAGTAAAGGATCAGATGACTATATTTTGGATAATCATCATGATGGACCAGAGATTAAAGCAGATTCTGGAAGACATTCGAGCCAAAGAATTTCCTCCTTAAAATCCATAAGCCGATGCTCATCCGAAACAGGTAACAGTAGCCGTCACTCATTATCTGTATCAACTGGTCTGCCTACCGTTGTCAGGATGCTAGAAACAGGATCGGGAGAATCCCAAGAATCAGCTTCCATGCCATCAAAGAAAGACCAACAAAGTCCACTTTACCGCTTGGCCTATCTTAACAAACCCGAAATTCCACAATTATTGCTTGGTTCCTTAGCAGCTGTTGTTACTGGAGcacttttaccaatttttgggGTAATTCTCTCAAAAGCAATCAAGACCTTCTATGAGCCTGCTCATGAGTTTCAGCAGAAATCAAGATTGTGGGCATTATTGGTAGTAGTTCTTGGGTTGTCTTATTTGTTGGCAACACCATTAAGAGCGTATTGTTTTGCTGTGGCAGGATGTAAGCTGATTAGATGCATTCGGTTGAAATGCTTTGAAAAAATAGTTCATATGGATATAAGTTGGTTTGATAGGCAGGACAACTCAAGTGGTAGAATTAGTTCCCGGCTTTCGATTGATGCAGCATCAGTGAGGAGTCTAGTTGGCGAATCGCTTTCCATGCTTGTTCAGAATAGTGCCACCGCTTTTGCTGGATTGATTATTGGTTTTGGAGCAAGCTGGAGGTTATCCCTCATAGTAATATTCATGTTACCACTCATTACCATTAATGGatacatgaatttaaaatttttaagtgGATTCAATGCGGATGCAAAG AAGTTGTACGAGGAAGCCACTCAAGTAGCCAGTGATGCAGTTGGAAGCATTAGGACAGTTGCTTCCTTTTCTGCAGAGGATAACGTGATTCTATTGTATGAGAAGAAATGTAAAGGCCCGGTGACAAAAGGAATAAAACAAGGATTATATAGTGGTGTAGGATATGGTTTGTCCATGTTCTTCTTGTATGCAGTTTATGCAACCACTTTCTATGCTGGAGCTCGACTTATTAAAGCTGGCAAGATAACCTTTGGTGATGTTTTTCAG GTCTTTTATGGCTTGAGCATGGCAGCAATTGGCATATCTCAATCAAGCGCCCTTAGTCCAGACGCTAGCAAAGCAAGAAGTGGAGCTGCTTCTATCATTGCACTTCTTGACCTGAATTCGCCCATAGACTCGAGCAAAACCTCGGGAATTATATTGGACAATGTTAAGGGAGATATAGCATTTCAGAATGTCAGCTTCAGATATCCAAGTAGACCTGATGTTCAGATTTTTAAAGATCTTTGTTTGGCTGTCGAGTCCTGCAAG ACACTAGCTCTGGTCGGAGAAAGTGGGAGTGGAAAATCTACCGTCATTTCGTTACTGCAAAGATTTTATGATCCTGATTCTGGTGAAATCACACTAGACGGAGTGGAACTGAGAAATCTGAATTTGAAATGGTTAAGGCAGCAGATGGGATTAGTGAGTCAAGAGCCTGTTTTATTCAATGGCACAATTCGTGCTAACATCGCATATGGCAAAGAAGGCAGTGCCACTGAGGCTGAAATTATATCTGCAGCAGAAAAAGCAAATGCTCACCAATTTATCAGCGGTTTGCAACAG gGCTACGACACACTCGTCGGTGAAAGAGGAATACAATTATCAGGTGGACAGAAGCAAAGAGTGGCGATTGCCCGAGCAATTATAAAGTCCCCCAAGATCTTACTTCTTGATGAGGCCACTAGTGCTCTTGATGCTGAATCTGAGAAGGTAGTTCAAGATGCATTGGTTCAAGCTATGGTTGGGAAAACCACAATAGTGGTGGCTCATAGGCTTTCCACAATTAGGGGCGCAGACTTGATTGCAGTTGTTAAAAATGGAGTGATTCAAGAGAAAGGAAACCATGAAAGCTTGATTAGTATGAAGGATGGCATGTATGCTTCTCTTATGGAACAATATTCTAGTGCTACATCAATATAA